One bacterium DNA window includes the following coding sequences:
- a CDS encoding nucleotidyltransferase domain-containing protein, whose protein sequence is MTPREVKILENIIGILKKYFKPEKIILFGSKAKSDFAKNSDFDLAIDKERPNIRIRRKLQEEIEEISGLYKVDIVYLNSVSLAFKEIILKTGRIIYERKS, encoded by the coding sequence ATGACCCCTAGAGAGGTAAAAATATTAGAAAACATTATAGGGATACTTAAAAAATACTTCAAGCCAGAAAAAATTATATTATTTGGTTCAAAGGCAAAAAGCGACTTTGCTAAAAATTCTGATTTTGATTTGGCTATTGATAAAGAAAGACCAAATATAAGAATAAGAAGGAAGCTGCAAGAAGAAATTGAAGAAATATCTGGTCTTTATAAGGTTGATATTGTCTATTTAAATTCGGTTTCTTTAGCCTTTAAAGAGATAATTCTAAAAACAGGAAGAATAATCTATGAAAGAAAATCTTGA